From a single Synechococcales cyanobacterium T60_A2020_003 genomic region:
- a CDS encoding NAD(P)H-quinone oxidoreductase subunit 4 translates to MLDPQFPWLTALIVFPLIASIPIPFLPSQNGRLIRWYTLGVAVSEFFFILYTFWQNYDLRNPNYQLVESYSWVPQIGLNWTVAADGLSMPLVILAGLITTLAILASWKINYKTRLFYVLILVMYSAQVGVFVAQDLVMFFLMWELELVPVYLLISIWGGQNRLYAATKFILYTAAGSLFILLAAFAMAFYGDVTTFSMQELALKEYSLPFEILVYVAFLIAFGVKLPIFPFHTWLPDAHGEAPAPVSMILAGVLLKMAGYGLIRMNMEMLPNAHAYFAPVLAILGVVSIIYASLTAFAQTNLKRRMAYSSIAHMGFVLLGIASFTTIGLSGAILQMVSHGLISAVLFFLSGVVYERAHTLSMDELGGMAKRMPTTFAFFTAGSMASLALPAMSGFVSELTIFLGFTSSDAYSNLFKTSIVLLAAIGVILTPIYLLSMLRQVFYGAENKSLVERFNLTDVNPREAFIAACLIVPIIAIGVYPKLATRMYDVKTVAVASQIRESLPLVAERPVQLLPQAFIAPQIFAIQGQD, encoded by the coding sequence ATGCTCGATCCTCAATTTCCCTGGCTTACTGCCCTGATTGTCTTTCCGTTGATCGCTTCTATCCCGATTCCGTTTTTGCCCAGTCAAAACGGTCGGCTTATTCGCTGGTACACATTGGGAGTAGCGGTTTCCGAGTTCTTCTTTATTCTCTATACCTTCTGGCAGAACTACGATCTGCGAAATCCAAACTATCAACTTGTTGAAAGCTATAGTTGGGTTCCGCAGATTGGTCTTAATTGGACCGTTGCCGCTGATGGTCTGTCCATGCCGTTGGTTATTCTGGCAGGCTTAATTACAACGCTAGCCATTTTGGCATCTTGGAAGATCAACTATAAGACGCGCCTCTTCTACGTTTTAATCCTGGTGATGTACTCTGCCCAGGTTGGTGTCTTTGTGGCACAGGATTTGGTGATGTTCTTCTTGATGTGGGAACTGGAGCTTGTTCCTGTCTATTTGCTGATCTCGATTTGGGGAGGTCAGAATCGGCTCTATGCTGCGACTAAGTTTATTCTCTACACGGCAGCAGGTTCTCTATTTATTTTGCTAGCGGCGTTTGCAATGGCCTTTTACGGTGATGTAACGACGTTTAGCATGCAGGAGCTGGCGCTTAAGGAGTACTCCTTACCGTTTGAAATCCTCGTATATGTAGCATTTCTGATTGCCTTTGGTGTCAAGCTTCCCATCTTTCCGTTTCACACTTGGTTGCCCGATGCTCACGGCGAAGCTCCGGCTCCCGTTTCAATGATTCTGGCAGGCGTACTGCTCAAAATGGCAGGCTATGGTTTAATCCGCATGAATATGGAGATGCTGCCCAATGCCCATGCTTACTTTGCGCCTGTATTGGCTATTTTGGGTGTTGTGAGTATTATCTATGCGTCACTGACTGCCTTTGCCCAGACCAACTTGAAGCGGCGGATGGCGTACTCCTCGATCGCCCACATGGGCTTTGTCCTACTGGGAATTGCATCCTTTACCACCATCGGTTTGAGTGGAGCAATTCTACAGATGGTGTCTCACGGTCTAATTTCCGCAGTTCTGTTCTTCCTGTCTGGTGTGGTTTATGAGCGTGCTCATACCCTTTCGATGGACGAACTGGGTGGTATGGCCAAGCGTATGCCTACAACCTTTGCCTTCTTCACGGCAGGTTCGATGGCATCCCTTGCACTTCCGGCAATGAGTGGCTTTGTGAGCGAGTTGACTATCTTCTTAGGATTCACCTCCAGCGATGCTTACAGCAACCTGTTCAAGACATCTATTGTTTTACTGGCCGCAATCGGTGTGATCCTAACTCCCATCTATTTGCTCTCCATGCTGCGCCAGGTCTTCTACGGGGCGGAGAACAAGTCCTTAGTAGAGCGCTTCAATCTGACGGATGTAAATCCTCGCGAGGCATTCATCGCGGCTTGCTTGATTGTTCCAATTATCGCGATTGGCGTTTATCCTAAGCTGGCTACCCGGATGTACGACGTGAAAACCGTTGCTGTCGCGAGCCAAATTCGCGAGAGTCTACCTCTGGTTGCTGAACGTCCTGTCCAGCTTCTGCCTCAGGCGTTTATTGCTCCGCAAATCTTTGCGATTCAGGGGCAAGACTGA